From the Brassica napus cultivar Da-Ae chromosome A8, Da-Ae, whole genome shotgun sequence genome, one window contains:
- the LOC125576877 gene encoding uncharacterized protein LOC125576877 — translation MEEFALWSGLRMNKSKTELYTAGLNNAETLEISRLGFTMGSMPIRYLGLPLMYKKLRLTDYRPLIDRISSNFNSWSAKALSFAGRRRLLSSVIYGSINFWTTAFILPKNCIKKVESLCSQFLWGGTETKKSIAKVAWKTLKLIWRLFTAKDSLWASWVKEYRIKGENFWALDVTKCTSSSWRSLLSLRGLAARFLKAKLGKCQQLSFWYDQWTPLGPLINRFGTLGPRELQIPVVASVAQACNNDGWLIRGARSPAAEELHTYLTTILLPSLSTIDDTYVWEIDGNELQNVSTSETLSMVRNRALEQRWTQNIWFKGHIPRHAFTAWVAHQDRLPTRSRLVDWGMNIPSSVVVSVVLKSKQRPPIPSVGFHTWTGFSEWMGIRDSVVSLTLKRAVAQVTISSLWTERNKRLHDGVSQTPSIIFKIIDHIIRNAILGRRNTDLFQPLMQEWLRYE, via the exons ATGGAGGAGTTTGCTCTTTGGTCGGGTTTAAGGATGAACAAGTCAAAGACAGAGCTGTACACTGCTGGTCTGAACAACGCTGAAACCTTGGAGATCTCCCGGCTTGGGTTCACTATGGGTTCAATGCCTATCCGATACCTAGGTCTCCCGCTGATGTACAAAAAGCTCAGGCTCACTGACTACAGGCCGTTAATCGATAGGATATCATCAAACTTCAACAGCTGGTCGGCCAAAGCCCTCTCGTTTGCAGGGAGAAGACGGCTCCTGTCCTCTGTTATCTATGGCTCCATCAACTTCTGGACTACAGCTTTTATTCTCCCTAAAAACTGTATTAAGAAGGTGGAATCCCTGTGCTCTCAGTTTCTTTGGGGTGGCACAGAAACGAAGAAAAGCATTGCTAAAGTGGCCTGGAAGACT CTCAAGCTGATTTGGAGGCTATTCACAGCTAAGGACTCTCTTTGGGCATCTTGGGTGAAGGAGTACAGAATCAAAGGTGAAAACTTCTGGGCTTTGGATGTCACCAAATGCACATCATCTTCATGGCGCTCTCTCCTCTCCCTGCGAGGGCTTGCTGCTCGTTTCCTGAAGGCAAAACTGGGTAAATGTCAGCAATTAAGCTTCTGGTATGATCAGTGGACGCCTCTTGGACCCCTTATAAATCGCTTTGGTACGCTAGGCCCGAGGGAATTGCAGATTCCAGTGGTAGCTTCTGTTGCGCAGGCCTGCAATAACGATGGTTGGCTTATCAGAGGGGCCCGGTCTCCGGCTGCTGAAGAGCTCCATACGTACCTTACCACCATTCTTCTCCCTTCGCTGAGTACTATAGATGACACCTATGTGTGGGAGATAGATGGCAATGAATTGCAAAACGTTTCCACGAGTGAGACTTTGAGCATGGTAAGAAACAGAGCTTTGGAGCAGAGATGGACTCAAAACATTTGGTTCAAAGGCCACATTCCTAGGCATGCTTTCACTGCCTGGGTAGCGCATCAGGATCGATTACCTACAAGATCGCGACTAGTCGATTGGGGTATGAATATCCCATCCTCTGTTGTTGTCTCTGTAGTATTGAAATCGAAGCAGAGACCACCTATTCCTTCAGT AGGATTTCACACCTGGACTGGTTTCTCAGAATGGATGGGAATACGAGATTCGGTAGTGAGCTTAACGCTCAAGCGTGCTGTTGCTCAGGTCACCATATCAAGCTTATGGACAGAGAGAAACAAGAGACTACATGATGGAGTCTCTCAAACGCCATCGATAATCTTCAAGATAATTGATCATATCATCAGAAACGCGATCCTCGGCAGAAGGAACACAGATCTATTCCAGCCTTTGATGCAGGAATGGCTCAGATATGAGTAG